Proteins from a single region of Candidatus Binatia bacterium:
- a CDS encoding isovaleryl-CoA dehydrogenase → MATHVVENQPPTFENYNVFTSDRALNDAIAHLSPEASTGEIAELGGLAGRPDVIALGFEANEHPPELRTHDRFGNRIDEVRFHPAWHALLRHATSAGLHGTPWQDAQPFAHLRRAVKFYVWGQVESGHGCPISMTYAAVPVLREQPELAEWFAPLTRPEYDPRQIPIAQKSSALCGMGMTEKQGGSDVRANTTRAEPAGGRGPGREYRLTGHKWFCSAPMNDAFLVLAQTSGGLSCFLVPRVLPDGTRNAFAIARLKDKLGNRSNASAEVEFDATAGRLIGDEGEGLQRIVEMVNYTRLDCTIGSAGLMRAALAAAIHHATYRRAFGKTLIEQPLMQNVLADLALESEAATVLFVRVARAIDDSARDERAAALKRIGTALAKYYVCKRAPVVVGEALECLGGNGYVEESVMPRLYREAPLNSIWEGSGNINALDVLRILRKQPEALAAWRDELAPALGEPRVAAQAKRLENELREADLGEAQARAVAERMAQLWQAALLLSYAPAEIGDAFVTSRIGGEWGRTLGTLPRGAALRAIVERATAG, encoded by the coding sequence ATGGCGACGCACGTCGTGGAGAATCAGCCTCCGACATTCGAGAACTACAACGTCTTTACGTCGGATCGTGCGCTCAACGACGCGATCGCGCATCTTTCGCCCGAAGCCTCGACAGGCGAGATCGCCGAGCTGGGCGGGCTGGCGGGACGGCCGGACGTCATTGCGCTCGGCTTCGAGGCCAACGAGCATCCACCCGAGCTGCGGACGCACGATCGCTTCGGCAATCGCATCGACGAAGTGCGCTTCCATCCGGCGTGGCACGCCCTGCTGCGCCACGCTACGAGCGCCGGATTGCACGGAACGCCGTGGCAGGACGCTCAACCGTTCGCGCATCTGCGGCGCGCCGTGAAATTCTACGTGTGGGGCCAGGTCGAGTCGGGTCACGGGTGCCCGATCTCGATGACGTACGCCGCGGTTCCGGTACTGCGGGAGCAACCGGAGCTGGCAGAGTGGTTTGCGCCGCTCACGCGGCCCGAGTACGATCCGCGCCAGATTCCGATCGCGCAGAAATCCTCGGCGCTGTGCGGGATGGGCATGACGGAGAAGCAAGGCGGCTCCGACGTTCGTGCCAACACGACGCGAGCGGAGCCCGCGGGAGGGCGCGGTCCAGGGCGCGAGTATCGGCTCACGGGTCACAAGTGGTTCTGCAGCGCGCCGATGAACGACGCGTTCCTCGTGCTGGCGCAGACCTCGGGGGGATTGTCGTGCTTCTTAGTGCCGCGCGTGCTCCCCGACGGGACGCGCAACGCGTTCGCTATCGCGCGCCTCAAAGACAAGCTCGGCAATCGCAGCAACGCGTCGGCCGAAGTCGAGTTCGACGCGACGGCGGGCCGGCTGATCGGCGACGAGGGCGAGGGGCTCCAACGCATCGTCGAGATGGTCAACTACACGCGGCTGGACTGCACCATCGGTTCGGCGGGCCTGATGCGCGCCGCGCTGGCCGCGGCGATCCACCACGCGACGTATCGGCGCGCCTTCGGCAAGACGCTGATCGAACAACCGCTGATGCAGAACGTGCTGGCCGACCTCGCCCTCGAATCCGAGGCGGCGACGGTGCTCTTCGTGCGCGTCGCGCGTGCGATCGACGACTCCGCGCGCGACGAGCGTGCGGCCGCGCTGAAGCGCATCGGCACCGCGCTCGCCAAGTACTACGTGTGCAAGCGAGCGCCGGTCGTCGTCGGCGAGGCGCTGGAGTGCCTAGGTGGAAACGGGTACGTCGAGGAGTCGGTCATGCCGCGGCTCTACCGCGAGGCCCCGCTCAACTCCATCTGGGAAGGTTCGGGTAACATCAACGCCTTGGACGTCCTGCGCATCCTTCGCAAACAACCCGAAGCGCTCGCCGCATGGCGCGACGAGCTCGCGCCGGCGCTGGGTGAGCCGCGCGTCGCCGCGCAGGCGAAGCGCCTCGAGAACGAGCTGCGCGAGGCCGACCTCGGCGAGGCACAGGCGCGCGCGGTCGCGGAGCGGATGGCGCAGCTCTGGCAGGCTGCGTTGCTGCTGTCGTACGCACCCGCGGAGATCGGCGACGCGTTCGTCACCAGCAGAATCGGCGGCGAGTGGGGCCGCACGCTCGGGACGCTGCCGCGCGGCGCCGCGCTGCGCGCGATCGTAGAGCGCGCTACGGCGGGATGA
- a CDS encoding heme-copper oxidase subunit III: MTAASLPLDSHGDVDQLYIETRELRLQGFLLFLVSDCVLFASFIFAYLYMRNSGQGWPPPGIQRLDVAFAAWNSVVLFGSGATMHYALENFKHGNFMRYIWFLLATIVLGAGFLGGQAYEYTHLIFGEHVTWWGSGIFGASFFTLTGMHGLHVFIGVCYLTVLVLQSAAGVYTRGKFFGITAGTLYWHFVDVIWVVLFSIFYLI; encoded by the coding sequence ATGACGGCCGCATCGCTGCCGCTCGACTCGCACGGCGACGTCGATCAGCTCTACATCGAAACGCGCGAGCTGCGGCTACAGGGCTTCCTGCTCTTCCTCGTCAGCGACTGCGTGCTGTTCGCGTCGTTCATCTTCGCGTATCTCTACATGCGCAACAGCGGGCAGGGCTGGCCGCCGCCGGGAATACAGCGTCTCGACGTGGCCTTTGCGGCCTGGAACTCGGTCGTGCTGTTCGGCTCGGGTGCGACGATGCACTACGCGCTGGAAAACTTCAAGCACGGGAACTTCATGCGCTACATCTGGTTCCTGCTCGCGACGATCGTGCTGGGCGCGGGCTTCCTCGGCGGGCAGGCCTACGAGTACACGCACTTGATCTTTGGCGAGCACGTGACATGGTGGGGCAGCGGCATCTTCGGCGCATCGTTCTTCACGCTGACCGGCATGCATGGGCTGCACGTGTTCATCGGCGTCTGCTACCTCACGGTGCTGGTGCTGCAATCCGCTGCGGGCGTCTACACGCGTGGCAAGTTCTTCGGGATCACCGCCGGCACGCTCTACTGGCACTTCGTCGACGTGATCTGGGTCGTGCTCTTCTCGATCTTCTATTTGATATAA
- the ctaD gene encoding cytochrome c oxidase subunit I, whose product MAVAAVHAGGIADHIHPEPQGFVRRYVFSLDHKIIGVQYLITAFVFFMLAGLLAEAIRTQLLNPNGGFVAADTYNEIYSIHGSTMVWLVIIPMLTGGFGNLIFPVQIGARDVAFPWLNMLSFWIFPVSGLMLFSSFLLGAPTAGWMEYPPVSLQGAAGTSMWAAAIFLVGVSSTMTGLNFLVTILKMRAPGMTFTRMPLFVWGQFATAPLLMIATTALAAALAALFINRVFGVPFFDPAKGGSPVMWQHMFWFYSHPAVYIMIIPAFGIISEVLPTFARKPIFGYKLIAFSSAAIALLGFMVWAHHMFTSGLAPFLQLPFMILTYVIGVPTGIKIFSWTATLFRGKIHYTTAMLFAIGFVGLFTIGGITGIFLAAIPFDLHVHGTYFIVAHLHYVLVGGSLMGVFAGMYYWFPKMSGRMLNETLGKWHFWLFFIGFNLTFLPMHWLGMEGMPREVATYDPQFAFWNRFASFSSYLMTFAILIFFVNVIWSIRNGRRAGANPWGARTLEWQVPSPPHYYNFKHIPTVYGLPYDFSQPLPYKGLDEELTDSPPHVAAGAH is encoded by the coding sequence ATGGCAGTAGCAGCGGTACACGCCGGCGGGATCGCCGATCACATTCACCCGGAACCCCAGGGATTCGTCCGGCGATACGTCTTCTCGCTCGATCACAAGATCATCGGCGTCCAGTACCTCATCACCGCGTTCGTCTTCTTCATGCTGGCCGGCTTGCTGGCCGAGGCCATCCGCACGCAGCTGCTCAATCCCAACGGCGGGTTCGTCGCCGCCGACACCTACAACGAGATCTACAGCATTCACGGCAGCACGATGGTTTGGCTCGTGATCATCCCGATGCTGACCGGCGGCTTTGGCAACCTCATCTTTCCCGTGCAGATCGGCGCGCGCGACGTCGCCTTCCCGTGGCTCAACATGCTGAGCTTCTGGATCTTTCCGGTCTCTGGGCTGATGCTGTTCTCGTCGTTTCTGTTGGGCGCACCGACCGCGGGCTGGATGGAGTACCCGCCCGTCTCGCTGCAAGGTGCGGCCGGAACGTCGATGTGGGCCGCGGCGATCTTCCTCGTCGGCGTGAGCTCGACGATGACCGGCCTGAACTTCCTCGTCACGATCCTCAAGATGCGCGCGCCCGGCATGACCTTCACGCGCATGCCGCTTTTCGTATGGGGACAGTTCGCGACCGCGCCGCTCCTGATGATCGCGACGACGGCCCTCGCGGCCGCGCTGGCGGCGCTCTTCATCAACCGAGTGTTCGGCGTGCCGTTCTTCGACCCGGCCAAGGGCGGCAGCCCCGTGATGTGGCAGCACATGTTCTGGTTCTACTCGCATCCGGCCGTCTACATCATGATCATTCCGGCGTTCGGCATCATCTCCGAGGTGCTCCCGACCTTTGCGCGCAAGCCGATCTTCGGCTATAAGCTGATCGCGTTCTCGTCGGCGGCGATCGCCCTGCTGGGATTCATGGTCTGGGCTCACCATATGTTCACGTCGGGCCTGGCGCCGTTCTTGCAGCTGCCGTTCATGATCCTCACGTACGTCATCGGCGTGCCGACGGGCATTAAGATCTTCTCGTGGACCGCGACGCTGTTCCGCGGGAAGATCCATTACACTACGGCGATGCTCTTCGCGATCGGCTTTGTCGGCCTGTTCACGATCGGCGGCATCACGGGCATCTTTTTGGCCGCGATCCCGTTCGATCTGCACGTCCACGGGACGTACTTCATCGTCGCGCACCTCCACTATGTTCTCGTCGGCGGCAGCCTGATGGGAGTGTTCGCCGGCATGTATTACTGGTTCCCGAAGATGTCCGGGCGAATGCTGAACGAGACGCTCGGCAAATGGCACTTCTGGCTGTTCTTCATCGGATTTAACCTGACGTTTTTGCCGATGCACTGGCTCGGCATGGAGGGCATGCCACGCGAGGTCGCAACCTACGATCCGCAGTTCGCGTTCTGGAACCGCTTCGCGTCGTTCTCTTCGTATTTGATGACGTTTGCGATCCTGATTTTCTTCGTGAACGTGATCTGGAGCATACGCAACGGAAGGCGCGCCGGCGCCAATCCGTGGGGCGCTCGCACGCTCGAGTGGCAGGTTCCGTCGCCGCCGCACTACTACAACTTCAAGCACATCCCGACGGTGTACGGACTGCCGTACGACTTCAGCCAGCCGCTACCCTATAAGGGGCTCGACGAGGAGCTGACCGACTCGCCGCCGCACGTGGCCGCCGGAGCGCACTGA
- the coxB gene encoding cytochrome c oxidase subunit II, with translation MVDNTVQPVRLGRGFWTVTAILAILAVAAMVFWYEFPLEKYLPAAIVTARQVDTLFRFMAATGSALYIFIAGYLIYFSIAFRAKATDPPDAIGAQIHDNHKLEFWWTLIPTLFVVLLSIVSVRIWYEIMLEPENGVVVEAIGHQFYFSFRYPQINGEVTDEMHLPRGVPVTLNLTAADVIHGFWVPAMRLKNDTVPGLVTTIRFTPRLDGRYPIICTQFCGVLHSEMDKQVLVIEEKPAFDKWYKSWQQKNAHASNALPAAGGQAISLQGGNASAGQQLFAQKCSACHKLAPFDQTLVGPGLKSVLHDPAHPNLVNGQPATPENVAAILQNGYTGSMGTMPNASANGLTAQDIGNLVAFLASLK, from the coding sequence TTGGTTGATAACACGGTGCAGCCCGTCCGGCTCGGTCGGGGTTTTTGGACGGTCACGGCGATCCTGGCCATCTTGGCCGTCGCGGCGATGGTCTTCTGGTACGAATTCCCGCTCGAGAAGTATCTCCCCGCGGCGATCGTCACCGCGCGCCAAGTCGATACGCTCTTCCGCTTCATGGCGGCGACCGGCAGCGCGCTCTACATCTTCATCGCCGGATACTTGATCTATTTCAGCATCGCGTTTCGCGCCAAGGCGACGGATCCACCCGACGCAATCGGCGCCCAGATCCACGACAACCACAAGCTCGAGTTCTGGTGGACGCTCATCCCCACGCTCTTTGTCGTGCTGCTCTCGATCGTGAGCGTGCGCATCTGGTACGAGATCATGCTGGAGCCGGAAAACGGGGTAGTGGTCGAGGCGATCGGTCATCAGTTCTACTTCTCGTTCCGCTATCCGCAGATTAACGGCGAGGTGACGGACGAGATGCACCTCCCCCGAGGCGTGCCGGTGACGCTGAACCTGACGGCCGCCGACGTCATTCATGGATTCTGGGTCCCGGCGATGCGTCTCAAGAACGACACCGTGCCCGGCCTCGTTACCACGATTCGATTCACGCCGCGGCTCGACGGCCGCTATCCGATCATCTGCACGCAGTTCTGCGGCGTGCTGCACAGCGAGATGGACAAACAGGTGCTGGTGATCGAGGAGAAGCCGGCGTTCGACAAATGGTACAAGAGCTGGCAGCAAAAGAACGCGCACGCGAGCAACGCGCTGCCCGCCGCAGGCGGTCAGGCGATCTCGCTGCAGGGCGGGAACGCGTCCGCGGGTCAGCAGCTATTCGCGCAAAAATGCTCCGCCTGTCACAAGCTGGCGCCGTTCGATCAGACGCTCGTCGGCCCCGGCCTCAAGAGCGTGCTGCACGACCCCGCGCATCCCAACCTGGTCAACGGGCAGCCCGCGACGCCGGAGAACGTCGCCGCGATCCTGCAGAACGGCTACACGGGGAGCATGGGCACGATGCCCAACGCTTCGGCGAACGGCCTAACGGCGCAGGACATCGGCAACTTGGTCGCATTCCTCGCCTCACTGAAATGA
- a CDS encoding N-acetylmannosamine-6-phosphate 2-epimerase, producing the protein MSLFQTLRGGLIVSVQAWRGSALDDPNVIAAMAQAAQEGGAVAVRIAGLGDLQAVRARVALPVIGLVKREYPGFEPYITPTLDDVRAVIGTGAEIVAFDATRRPRPDGAELGRVVETIHAAGCLALADCATSGDASDARAAGADAVATTLCGYTAETKGTALPALDLVRELTPQGFTICEGGVRSPHEVRAALDAGAGAVVVGTAITNVDWLVREFAGSADRVS; encoded by the coding sequence ATGAGCCTGTTCCAAACCCTGCGCGGCGGCCTGATCGTCTCGGTGCAGGCGTGGCGCGGCTCGGCGCTCGACGATCCCAACGTCATCGCAGCGATGGCGCAGGCCGCCCAAGAGGGCGGCGCGGTCGCGGTGCGCATCGCCGGGTTAGGGGACCTGCAGGCGGTGCGCGCGCGCGTGGCCCTGCCCGTCATCGGCCTCGTCAAGCGCGAGTATCCCGGCTTCGAACCGTACATAACGCCGACGCTCGACGACGTGCGCGCGGTTATTGGCACCGGCGCCGAGATCGTGGCGTTCGACGCGACGCGTCGCCCCCGGCCCGACGGCGCCGAGCTCGGCCGTGTAGTCGAGACGATTCATGCGGCAGGCTGCCTCGCGCTCGCCGATTGCGCGACGTCCGGCGACGCGTCCGATGCGCGCGCCGCGGGCGCCGACGCCGTCGCCACGACGCTGTGCGGCTACACCGCCGAGACGAAGGGCACAGCGTTGCCCGCACTCGACCTCGTTCGCGAGCTCACTCCGCAGGGGTTCACGATCTGCGAGGGAGGGGTCCGTTCGCCGCACGAGGTTCGCGCCGCGCTCGACGCGGGAGCCGGCGCCGTCGTGGTCGGTACGGCGATAACCAACGTCGATTGGCTGGTTCGGGAGTTTGCAGGGTCCGCCGACAGAGTCTCTTAA